The proteins below come from a single Tenuifilum thalassicum genomic window:
- a CDS encoding lysylphosphatidylglycerol synthase domain-containing protein — MKTILRVFLYVSILALLFYLIRIDYVAFEKIHINYYLAAISVVLLYLGFIFSAISWKKILNLHDVNITTKQAIVSHGMPTFTKYIPGRVWTILGRAALIPNNNNIKLLSFISLKEQLIYLNLGLIISIYPVISTPGLKRYSVLLILLSFFMLLTLYLKSLHKLIEKTWNKLFHRKIELPLITKKEFISISLYILTYWLIWTMAFYLLLCSVFGQIPIYYSFAFPLSVSLGLMSLVLPGGIGIREGAITLFLITNGIQPALAASFSVLSRLWFIVGESLIFSTSLFLRKRN, encoded by the coding sequence ATGAAAACTATACTGAGAGTATTTCTATACGTTTCGATACTTGCGTTACTATTCTATCTTATCAGGATTGATTATGTAGCATTTGAGAAGATTCATATTAACTACTATTTAGCAGCAATTTCTGTTGTGCTTCTATATTTAGGATTTATTTTTTCTGCGATAAGTTGGAAAAAGATTCTAAACCTACATGATGTTAATATTACAACAAAACAGGCGATTGTTTCGCACGGAATGCCAACATTTACTAAGTACATTCCGGGTAGGGTATGGACAATTCTAGGCCGAGCAGCATTAATACCTAATAACAATAACATTAAATTGTTATCTTTTATCTCCTTAAAAGAGCAACTTATTTACCTAAACTTAGGCTTAATTATAAGCATTTATCCAGTAATTAGCACTCCTGGGTTAAAAAGATATTCAGTTCTACTTATCTTGTTGTCCTTTTTTATGCTCCTAACACTTTACCTAAAATCGCTGCATAAACTGATTGAAAAAACATGGAATAAACTCTTTCACAGAAAGATAGAACTACCATTAATTACTAAGAAGGAATTTATTAGCATCTCCTTATACATACTTACTTATTGGCTTATATGGACAATGGCTTTTTATTTGCTACTCTGCTCTGTATTTGGGCAAATACCAATCTACTATTCATTTGCTTTCCCTTTAAGTGTATCGCTTGGATTGATGTCCTTAGTATTGCCAGGCGGAATAGGCATAAGAGAGGGTGCAATAACGCTATTCTTGATTACAAATGGCATACAACCAGCACTAGCAGCTTCATTTTCAGTACTAAGCCGTTTATGGTTTATCGTTGG
- a CDS encoding sugar transferase, translating into MNKRLQSLRYMLFDILGSATAWTLFNIYRKQIIESRLFGIDLRFEPDTKFVLGLIFFTAFWIAMFGLVGLYHDPFRKSRLRELGTSITITTFGTIILFFVLLIDDYIVSYKNYYEALGVMFLLVFILTYIPRLILTTKTIGKIHNRKIGFPTLIIGSGNKAVNTYNEIKAEKISQGFNVVGFIDLPNGIRADSKLILGEINDIPEVIRKHEIEEVILALDDESPQTITKVINQLAPINVNVKAVPGMNDILLGKVKLNRIIGTALEDVSFDLMPAWQANIKELLDYSLAIIGIVISSPIALVLAAIIKLTSKGPIIYKQERIGQFGKPFMIYKFRSMYVNAEENGPALSSQTDTRITAIGRFMRKTRLDEIPNFFNVLKGEMSIVGPRPERQYYIDQIVKVAPQYLLLQKVKPGITSWGQVKYGYAENIEQMVERLKYDLIYLENMSLYIDFKIMIYTILTIFKGKGV; encoded by the coding sequence TTGAATAAGAGGTTACAGTCGCTTCGGTATATGTTGTTTGATATTCTAGGCAGTGCAACTGCTTGGACTTTATTCAATATTTACAGGAAACAAATAATTGAATCAAGGCTTTTTGGTATTGATCTTCGGTTTGAACCTGATACAAAATTCGTTTTAGGGTTAATTTTTTTTACTGCGTTCTGGATTGCCATGTTTGGACTAGTTGGGTTATACCACGACCCATTCAGAAAATCAAGATTAAGAGAGCTAGGAACATCAATAACCATTACAACATTCGGCACAATAATTCTTTTCTTCGTATTGCTTATTGACGATTACATAGTATCGTATAAAAACTATTACGAGGCATTAGGGGTAATGTTTTTACTAGTTTTTATTCTCACCTACATCCCAAGGCTTATACTAACAACAAAAACAATTGGAAAGATTCACAATAGAAAAATTGGTTTTCCTACACTTATTATAGGGAGCGGGAATAAGGCAGTAAACACCTATAATGAGATAAAAGCAGAGAAAATATCACAAGGATTTAATGTTGTTGGATTTATTGATCTTCCAAATGGAATTCGTGCCGACTCGAAACTTATACTAGGTGAAATAAACGACATACCCGAGGTTATAAGAAAACATGAAATAGAAGAGGTTATTCTTGCACTAGACGATGAAAGCCCTCAAACAATTACAAAAGTAATTAACCAACTTGCACCAATAAATGTAAATGTTAAAGCAGTACCTGGCATGAACGACATACTGCTTGGAAAAGTAAAGCTAAACAGGATTATAGGTACTGCACTTGAAGATGTTTCATTTGATTTAATGCCAGCATGGCAGGCTAATATTAAAGAACTACTCGATTACTCGTTAGCCATAATAGGGATAGTAATTTCATCGCCGATAGCACTTGTGCTTGCAGCTATAATAAAGCTTACCTCAAAAGGCCCCATAATATACAAGCAAGAGAGGATTGGTCAGTTTGGAAAACCATTCATGATATATAAGTTTCGAAGCATGTATGTTAATGCTGAAGAGAATGGGCCAGCTCTTTCAAGCCAAACAGATACTAGAATTACTGCAATAGGTAGGTTCATGCGCAAAACTAGGCTCGACGAAATTCCTAACTTTTTTAACGTCCTCAAGGGTGAGATGTCGATTGTTGGTCCTCGCCCAGAAAGGCAATACTATATCGATCAGATTGTTAAGGTAGCCCCACAATACCTACTTCTTCAAAAGGTAAAACCCGGAATCACCTCATGGGGGCAAGTAAAATACGGATATGCCGAAAACATTGAGCAAATGGTTGAACGACTAAAGTATGACCTAATCTATTTAGAAAACATGTCGCTTTATATCGATTTTAAAATAATGATTTATACCATTCTTACCATTTTCAAAGGTAAAGGGGTTTAA
- the thpR gene encoding RNA 2',3'-cyclic phosphodiesterase produces MEKKRTFIAVDVIPNQKVVSLMDRLKVSHSLDKIKWVKPEIMHLTLFFLGDTRIDVLPDISQKLRKRLMNCSAFFLTLKGLGAFGRPMPKVIWVGVDFPEELKVLKDEIDDALLEFGFSDDKPNFNPHLTLGRVKFLHNYEKLKQEIKEYKGEVFQEIRVSSVVFYESVLRPEGPEYRELERFDLSNA; encoded by the coding sequence ATGGAAAAGAAAAGAACTTTTATTGCTGTTGATGTAATTCCCAACCAAAAGGTTGTTTCTCTGATGGATAGGCTAAAGGTATCTCATAGCCTCGATAAAATTAAGTGGGTAAAACCTGAAATAATGCACCTAACACTCTTTTTTTTGGGCGACACCAGGATAGATGTATTACCTGATATCAGTCAGAAACTTAGAAAGCGTTTAATGAATTGCAGTGCTTTTTTTTTAACGTTAAAAGGATTAGGAGCATTTGGTCGTCCTATGCCAAAAGTTATTTGGGTAGGTGTAGATTTCCCTGAGGAGCTAAAGGTGCTAAAAGATGAAATCGATGATGCCTTATTGGAGTTTGGATTTTCAGACGATAAGCCAAACTTCAACCCTCATTTAACCCTTGGCAGAGTTAAGTTTCTGCATAATTATGAGAAATTGAAACAAGAGATCAAAGAGTACAAGGGTGAAGTTTTTCAGGAAATTAGGGTTAGTAGTGTGGTGTTTTATGAAAGTGTACTTAGACCGGAGGGGCCAGAATACAGAGAGCTTGAAAGATTTGATTTAAGCAATGCTTAA
- a CDS encoding DUF4294 domain-containing protein — MKLRFVRYCIILGLVVLLSSNRGIAQEIQVDSLRLYPTVRLDGELVPSVKIKRVVKVGRRRFKNRRQMYRYYKMIYNLKKAYPYAQIAKKKLIEMNEHLKTLKTEKERKEYINQAEKELREQFEKDLRKLTISQGKMLIKLIDRETGRTSYELVKELKGGFSAAFWQGVARIFGSNLKTKFDPDGEDKILNELIFLYEEGLL, encoded by the coding sequence ATGAAGTTGAGGTTTGTAAGATATTGTATAATACTAGGATTAGTAGTTCTTCTATCTAGCAATAGAGGCATTGCTCAGGAAATTCAAGTCGATAGTCTTCGGCTTTATCCAACTGTTAGGCTCGATGGTGAGCTTGTGCCTTCGGTTAAGATTAAGCGCGTTGTAAAGGTTGGTAGGCGCAGATTCAAAAACCGAAGGCAAATGTATAGGTACTATAAAATGATTTATAACCTTAAGAAAGCTTACCCATATGCTCAGATTGCTAAAAAGAAGCTAATTGAAATGAATGAGCATCTGAAAACTTTAAAAACAGAGAAAGAGAGAAAGGAGTATATTAACCAAGCCGAGAAGGAGCTACGAGAGCAATTTGAAAAGGACCTACGAAAGCTTACTATTTCGCAAGGGAAAATGCTTATAAAACTAATCGACCGAGAAACGGGTAGGACATCCTACGAGCTTGTAAAAGAGTTGAAAGGTGGTTTCTCAGCAGCCTTTTGGCAAGGTGTTGCCAGAATATTTGGGTCGAACCTTAAAACTAAGTTCGACCCAGATGGTGAGGATAAAATACTTAATGAGCTAATATTTCTTTATGAGGAAGGATTACTTTAA
- the elbB gene encoding isoprenoid biosynthesis glyoxalase ElbB, whose translation MGANKKFAVILSGCGVFDGAEIHESVMTLYAIAKYGASYEIFAPDMEQHHVINHLDGSEMKEKRNVLIEAARIARGKIKPLNEFNPEFFDGLILPGGFGVAKNLCTWAFDGPNCTIHPQVESVIKKMHKLKKPIGALCISPVLLAKVLGNVTVTIGKDVSTAQAIESLGAKHQSTGHAQVVVDEKNMLFTTPCYMLDATIVDIAEGAKAIVSEMLKWI comes from the coding sequence ATGGGTGCTAATAAAAAATTTGCCGTAATACTTTCAGGATGTGGCGTGTTCGATGGTGCCGAAATCCACGAATCGGTCATGACCCTTTATGCCATTGCAAAGTATGGTGCTTCGTACGAAATTTTCGCTCCCGACATGGAACAGCACCACGTTATCAATCATCTTGATGGTAGCGAAATGAAAGAAAAAAGGAATGTGCTTATTGAAGCGGCACGAATTGCGCGTGGAAAAATCAAACCCTTAAATGAATTCAACCCGGAATTTTTTGATGGGCTAATCCTCCCAGGCGGATTTGGAGTTGCCAAAAACCTTTGCACTTGGGCTTTTGATGGTCCAAATTGCACCATACACCCTCAAGTTGAAAGTGTCATTAAAAAGATGCATAAGCTAAAAAAGCCAATTGGAGCTCTTTGTATCTCTCCAGTTTTACTAGCAAAAGTGCTTGGTAATGTTACTGTTACCATTGGTAAAGATGTTTCCACAGCACAAGCAATTGAGTCGCTAGGCGCAAAACACCAAAGCACAGGGCATGCTCAAGTGGTGGTTGATGAAAAAAACATGCTATTCACAACTCCCTGCTACATGCTTGACGCAACAATAGTTGATATTGCCGAAGGTGCCAAAGCAATCGTTTCTGAAATGCTCAAATGGATTTAA